From Bombus huntii isolate Logan2020A chromosome 4, iyBomHunt1.1, whole genome shotgun sequence, one genomic window encodes:
- the LOC126864676 gene encoding 5-methylcytosine rRNA methyltransferase NSUN4, with product MIVLLNKLKLKQIVQVSARYAHEKIHWAKLKKKKAAKDKALEHFNEFYAGVYGDKWPDIRAALLSEESKYMAVVNNFSDPERIQPELELLGAINLRSLYNVQKENVEFFKAKRAARYGNFPDKQNSEDITTSKDQLAELQTTYSTNYPNLLETLNAETTEFVKEDQRIPTELKSIDENLNEVELDTNRIVNSSVDSAILQEYIPATKIKGLDDWVLESDYYRFYDKASDFEINVEKEFVLPFPEHLHIYAFERENNNRFPNPKKGSTGVSDYYLFDGGSILPVLALDIQFNDMVLDMCAAPGGKALTILQTLMPRILVANDVTESRIKRLKNVMNQYVSNMCEKENMLIITQQDARAIDENGRYNKILVDVPCTTDRHILHSDDNNIFKPSRVKERLKMPEVQSEILTTALKLVSVGGTVVYSTCSLSPVQNDGVVHVALKKAWEENNSVMVVKDMTEALLPLRCLYNFGNIDLKYGHIVVPNLKNNWGPMYFCKMVKVQ from the exons ATGATAGTGCTACTTAATAAGTTAAAACTAAAACAGATTGTACAAGTATCTGCTCGATATGCACATGAAAAGATTCACTGG GCTAAActgaagaaaaagaaagcgGCAAAAGATAAAGCACTTGAACATTTTAATGAGTTTTACGCAGGCGTTTATGGAGATAAGTGGCCAGATATACGAGCTGCATTGTTATCAGAAGAATCTAAATATATGGCTGTGGTTAATAATTTCAGTGATCCAGAAAGAATCCAACCTGAGTTGGAG TTACTTGGTGCAATAAATTTGAGGAGtttatataatgtacaaaaagaaaatgtagaatTCTTTAAAGCTAAAAGAGCAGCAAGATATGGTAATTTTCCAGATAAACAAAATTCAGAGGACATTACAACATCTAAAGATCAATTAGCAGAACTTCAAACAACTTATTCTACTAATTATccaaatttattagaaacattAAATGCTGAAACTACTGAATTTGTTAAGGAAGATCAACGAATACCTACAGAACTAAAATCTAtagatgaaaatttaaatgaagTGGAATTAGATACCAATCGTATCGTCAATTCATCCGTAGACTCAGCTATACTTCAGGAATATATACCTGCTACCAAAATAAAAG gCTTGGATGATTGGGTTTTGGAATCTGACTATTATAGGTTTTATGATAAAGCTAgtgattttgaaataaatgttgAGAAAGAATTTGTTCTGCCATTTCCAGAACATTTGCATATATATGCTtttgaaagagaaaataacaATAGATTTCCAAATCCTAAGAAAGGATCTACTGGTGTTTCAG attattACTTGTTTGATGGTGGATCTATACTTCCTGTGTTGGCTCTAGATATACAGTTTAATGATATGGTCCTTGATATGTGTGCTGCACCTGGAGGGAAAGCTTTGACCATCCTCCAAACTCTTATGCCTCGTATACTGGTTGCTAATGATGTTACAGAATCTAGAATAAAAAGACTCAAAAACGTTATGAATCAATATGTTTCAAACATGtgcgaaaaagaaaatatgttaATTATAACACAACAAGATGCTAGAGCAATTGATGAGAATGGTAGATATAACAAG ATCTTAGTTGATGTACCATGTACAACGGATAGGCACATTTTACATTCTGATGACAACAATATTTTCAAACCAAGTAGAGTTAAGGAAAGATTAAAAATGCCAGAAGTTCAGTCTGAGATTTTAAC GACTGCATTGAAATTGGTTTCAGTAGGAGGTACAGTTGTTTATTCGACATGTTCACTTAGTCCTGTACAAAATGATGGTGTTGTACATGTAGCATTAAAAAAAGCGTGGGAAGAAAACAATTCTGTTATGGTCGTAaa AGATATGACAGAAGCACTGTTACCCTTACGATGTCTATATAACTTTGGTAACATTGACTTAAAATATGGTCATATTGTTGTACCTAATCTGAAAAATAATTGGGGACCaatgtatttttgtaaaatggTGAAAGTGCAATAG
- the LOC126864675 gene encoding putative inorganic phosphate cotransporter, which produces MTEEHKGHIIFPIRYLMAIMGSIGLAIIYGFKVNVSVAIVAMVNHTAVKLSALHQLESENTTVITMDECHHDSVLSNETKTITEDGPFVWNEPLQGLILSSYFWGYMISLLPGGRMAELLSAKWVMNGSVFLNLVASILSPVAAEMHYSLFILMRFIQGIGGGVTFPAMHIMIAKWAPPNERSVLASIVYAGTALGTVISILLTGMLAANFEWIWIFYIEGALCLIWCTAWWIMIEDSPEEQTRFISQEEKDYIMESLGQNKNNSGHKEKLSVPWGEVLRSKPFMAILIAHFCSNFGWYMLLIELPTFMNQILKFDMSSNAGLSSMPFLCMWIFTMVLSKILAIMQDKKLITVTVSRKIGTLFSSVIPMICLMGVSHVGCNRTLAVTLMTIGVTCIGGMYSGFLSNHIDIAPNFAGTLVAITNCVATIPGFVVPIFVGKLTYGNQTIGAWWIIFYTTVSLYIIEILVYTIFGSGEEQPWNKIKPADEEASDQTLPLKEKSMK; this is translated from the exons ATGACTGAAGAACACAAGG GACACATTATATTCCCTATACGGTACCTGATGGCAATCATGGGTTCTATCGGGCTCGCCATCATCTACGGGTTCAAGGTAAACGTAAGTGTGGCTATCGTAGCTATGGTGAACCACACTGCTGTAAAGTTATCCGCGTTGCATCAATTGGAATCTGAGAATACAACTGTAATTACTATGGACGAATGTCACCACGATAGTGTTCTTTCCAACGAGACGAAAACAATCACCGag gATGGCCCATTCGTGTGGAATGAACCTTTGCAAGGTCTTATTTTATCATCATACTTTTGGGGCTATATGATATCCTTACTTCCGGGCGGCAGAATGGCTGAACTCTTATCTGCCAAATGGGTGATGAACGGATCGGTATTTCTAAACCTCGTAGCATCTATATTATCACCTGTTGCTGCTGAAATGCATTACTCTCTCTTCATCCTGATGAGATTTATTCAAGGAATCGGTGGT GGTGTAACATTTCCGGCAATGCACATTATGATTGCTAAGTGGGCTCCACCAAACGAGAGAAGCGTCCTTGCCTCGATTGTTTATGcag GAACTGCTCTAGGTACTGTGATTTCTATACTCTTAACGGGAATGCTGGCTGCAAATTTCGAATGGatatggatattttatatcgaaGGTGCACTTTGTCTAATTTGGTGTACAGCATGGTGGATTATGATTGAAGATAGCCCAGAGGAACAAACGAGGTTTATTAGTCAAGAGGAAAAGGATTATATTATGGAATCTTTAGGtcagaataaaaataacagcGGACATAAAGAG AAATTATCAGTTCCCTGGGGCGAGGTATTACGATCTAAACCATTTATGGCAATCTTAATCGCTCATTTCTGCAGTAATTTTGGTTGGTACATGTTGCTTATCGAGCTGCCTACTTTTATGAATCAAATACTGAAGTTCGATATGAGTTCT AATGCTGGTCTTTCTTCGATGCCATTTTTATGTATGTGGATTTTTACTATGGTGCTTAGTAAGATACTAGCCATTATGCAagacaaaaaattaattacggtAACGGTATCGAGAAAAATTGGAACACTGTTTT cATCCGTTATTCCCATGATATGTTTAATGGGAGTATCACATGTTGGTTGTAATCGAACATTAGCGGTTACATTAATGACTATTGGAGTAACATGTATCGGTGGAATGTATAGCGGGTTCTTATCAAATCATATTGATATTGCACCAAATTTTGCTGGTACTCTTGTCGCCATTACAAACTGTGTTGCTACCATACCTGGGTTTGTTGTACCAATATTTGTCGGAAAATTGACATACGGAAAT CAAACTATAGGAGCATGGtggattatattttatacaactGTTTCATTATACATAATCGAGATATTAGTCTACACTATTTTTGGAAGTGGAGAAGAACAACCTTGGAACAAAATTAAACCAGCTGATGAAGAAGCAAGCGATCAAACATTACCATTAAAAGAAAAGTCTATGAAGTGA
- the LOC126864683 gene encoding sperm flagellar protein 1-like, which translates to MSVELESNANLEEIYTWMEQIPFSKPKKNLARDFSDGVFMAELLKRYYPRYVDIHNYIPGNSIAKKIDNWCTLNRKVLSKLDVKLGKDVINQLANSQPGVIEKILIELRAKILKDCNADRNSLYAEYEEDEKKEVVKSVLNPEEIANKTVPRHVFVRLKQELEEKNELINILHQKVSHLESLIKLKDQRITDLTSQIIKPIEQSITPRTFAASTISKLRTKI; encoded by the exons ATGAGTGTAGAATTAGAATCTAATGCGAACCTcgaagaaatatatacttggATGGAGCAAATACCATTTTCCAAACCAAAAAAAAATCTTGCTCGAGATTTTTCTGACGGTG TTTTTATGGCTGAATTGTTAAAACGATACTATCCCAGATACGTcgatatacataattatattcCTGGAAATAGTATTGCAAAAAAAATAGACAACTGGTGCACTTTAAATCGCAAAGTACTTTCAAAACTTGATGTAAAATTAGGAAAAGACGTGATCAATCAACTAGCAAATTCGCAACCTGgtgttattgaaaaaattttaatcgaacTGCGAGctaaaattttaaaagattGTAATGCGGATAGAAATTCTTTATATGCCGAATATGAAGAAGACGAAAAGAAAG AAGTTGTTAAGTCAGTGCTTAACCCAGAAGAAATAGCAAATAAAACTGTTCCGCGTCATGTCTTCGTTCGACTAAAACAAGAATTAGAAGAAAAGAATGAACTGATAAATATTCTTCATCAAAAAGTGTCTCACCTAGAATCTCTGATAAAACTGAAAGATCAAAGAATTACAGATCTTACGTCACAAATTATAAAACCTATAGAACAAAGTATTACACCAAGAACTTTTGCAGCTAGTACAATTTCAAAACTTCGAACGAAAATATAA
- the LOC126864686 gene encoding U6 snRNA-associated Sm-like protein LSm3 — MADETEQVPAINVKEPLDLIRLSLDERIYVKMRNERELRGRLHAYDQHLNMVLGEAEETVTTVEIDEETYEEVYRTTKRNISMLFVRGDGVILVSPPSMRAPI, encoded by the exons ATGGCTGACGAGACAGAGCAG gtACCAGCAATAAATGTTAAAGAACCCCTAGATCTTATAAGATTGAGTCTGGATGAGAGAATATATGTTAAAATGAGAAATGAGAGAGAATTACGAGGACGGTTACAt GCTTATGATCAGCATTTAAATATGGTATTGGGTGAAGCAGAAGAGACTGTAACTACGGTAGAAATTGATGAGGAAACTTACGAAGAAGTATATCGTACAACTAAAAGAAATATCTCTATGCTTTTTGTTCGTGGGGATGGAGTAATTTTGGTTTCACCACCAAGCATGAGAGCAccgatataa